From the genome of Streptomyces sp. NBC_00523:
GGCCACGCTCTCGGAGCCCGGGTTCGGCACGGCCCTGTGGATCGGGAACTCCTGTGTCACCGGGTCCGGCAAACGCGCCGTCGTGGTGTACGCCCCCCGGGAGTTCACCAACAAGCCGGAACTGATGGAGCGGGGCGCCTTCGCGGCGGTCGTCGACCTGACGAACGGCAAGGTCACCAAGCTCTCCGACAACGTCACCCTGGGGTACTTCAACCCCGGCTGCGGTACCGGCGAGACCGCCGTACTGACGCAGCTCGGCGACGACGACCAGAACCGCACCCGGCTGCTGACCGTCGACACGGCCACCGGAACCGTCACCCGGAAACAGGCCGAGAACGTCCAGATCACCTCGGCGGTCCCGGTCGGCGACTCCATCGTCGGTGCCGCCGCGGGCCGGCTGATCCGGTTCGACCGCGAGGACCGCACCACCGAGCTCGCCGCCACCTCCGGGCCCGCCTTCGAGCTGCGGGCCGACGCCGAGGGCGGCGTCAACTTCCTGGACCGCAAGGGCAAGACGGTGCGGGCGCGCCGCTCGCTGGACGGCCGCACCACCACCCTCGCGCAGGGCGCCACGGGCTCGCTCGGCCTGGAGGCCGGCACCGCCGGACGGGTCTTCCTCACCGGCACGCCCACGTCCACGAGCGACCTGCCCGCTCCGGTACGGCACCTGAAGGTGCCGGCCGACGCGAAGGTCTCCTCCACGGGGGCGCTCGCCGTGGACCAGGCGGTCGCGGTCAGCCTGCGCAGCCATGTGTCGAGCCCCCTGGCGGCGACGGGGTGGAACGCGCCCTCGCCGCTCCAGATCAAGACCGAGATCCCGGCGACCTCGAAGAAGATCTCCTTCACGGTGCCCGCGGCCGCGGCCACCGGCCCGGAGGCGGCGCACGCCACAGAGGGCAAAAAGGCGTCCCCGGCCCTGACGGCCACGGCCAAGGGCGCGACCGCCAAGAACACCGCGACCGCCAAGAACACCGCGACCGCCAAGAGCACCGCCTTGGCGGCGACTGTGGTCGGCGACCCCAACACCACCATCGACAACGACCGGGCCTGTTCGCAGCCGCGCAACGACCCCAAGCAGCAGGCGTACCAGCCGACGCCCAACCAGGTCGAGTGGGCCGTCGACATGGCCATACGCGGAGAACTCACCAGCGGGTACGTCCGGCAGGGCGGCTGGCGCACGGCCAACGGGCTCGGCACGGTCAACCCGCAGGGCATGTTCCCGCTGCCCACCCTGAACGGGACGAACGGCGGACGCATCCCCGCCCAGGTCCTGCTCGGCGTGGTGGCCCAGGAATCGAACATGTGGCAGGCCGAGGGCGGTGCGCTGCCCGGGCAGACCAGCTCCACCCTCGCGAGCACCAACGGCTTCTACGGCCACCCGAACAGCCCGACCAACCCGTCGGACCACTGGCTGATCGACTGGACCAAGGCCGACTGCGGCTACGGCATCGGCCAGCAGACCGATGGCATGAAGATCGGAGGCGTCGGTGAGTTCACGGCCGCCGAGCAGAAGGCCATCGCCCTCGACTACACGTCCAACATCGCGGTGGCGGCGAGGACGCTCTCGGACAAGTGGAACGAGATCCACACCGACAACGCCTCGACCACCCTCAAGCTGAACACGGACGACCCCGCCGCGCCGGAGAACTGGTTCGCCGCGCTGTGGAACTACAACTCGGGGTTCAACTTCTACGTCCCGGGCGGCGGCCCGACCGAGCCGTGGGGGCTCGGCTTCCTCAACAACCCGTCGAACCCGCTCTACCCGCCGGACCGGCACGCGTTCCTGGACAACAACACCTACGCCGACGCCGCCCACCCGCAGAACTGGTCGTACGAGGAGAAGGTGCTCGGCTGGGGCGCCTGGCCGATGGACACCGGGCGCGCCTACGGCTCCGACGGCGTCGTGGACGACAGCAACACCGCCGGCTACTCGCCCGCCTGGTGGAGCACCGACCACGACCGCTCCACCGTCAAGCCGGAGCTCGACACCTTCTGCGACCCGCAGGTGAACGCCTGCGACCCGGCCAACCCGCCGCGCTGCGAGGTCGACCACCTCGGCGAGACCTGCGACCCGCCGCACTGGTACCACGCGACCCAGACCACCTGGAAGGTCAACTGCCCCTCCAGTTGCGGCCACGAGTACCTGACGTACAAGACCCTCAGGTCGGAGCTGCCCAACGGCAACAACGGGTCCGGGCACATGTGCAACAACTCGGTGCCCGCCGGCGCCCTGGTCGTGGACAACGTGCCCAACGATGTCCCCACGATGACTGACGGCTGCTCCAAGGCGGCCTGGTCCAACAAGGGGACCTTCAAGTTCAGCCCGTTCGAAGCGGACAGCGACAAACACTACGAGGCCAAGGGGGACCTCCACCAGATCGGCGGAGGCTTCGGTGACCACTTCTGGTACGCCCATACCCGCAACTCCGGTACCGGCGCCACCAACGCGTACGAGTACGACCTCGCCCACACCCCGGATGTCAGCGGGCCCATGGCGATCACCGGCACCTGGAAGCTGAGCCAGCCGATCGACGGCTGGACCCGCGTCATGGTGCATCTGCCCGATACGGGTTCCCAGACCCAGGACGCGGTCTACACCATCGACCCGGGTGCGGGCCCCTCGCAGAACCGCATCCTCAACGTGCACGTGGAGAACAACAGCTGGGTCAGCCTCGGCGTCTTCAACTTCTCCTCCGCGTCGGGCACCCAGAGCGTCTCGCTGAGCAACTACACGCCCGACGGCACGGCGGACGAGGACGTCACCTGGGACGCCGTCGCCTTCCAGCCGCTTCCGGCCAAGCCCAAGGACATCGTCGTGCAGCTCGGCGACTCCTACTCCTCGGG
Proteins encoded in this window:
- a CDS encoding golvesin C-terminal-like domain-containing protein; amino-acid sequence: MRKRTRIPCAMVTMAVVAAGLIQGGQAWAGPSHEGTAVVEDAGPQGPRQDQSSKVLAPEKDLPKAWKKSADRAVTVAGDGSGLHVLAADSKQAYQWRTVATLSEPGFGTALWIGNSCVTGSGKRAVVVYAPREFTNKPELMERGAFAAVVDLTNGKVTKLSDNVTLGYFNPGCGTGETAVLTQLGDDDQNRTRLLTVDTATGTVTRKQAENVQITSAVPVGDSIVGAAAGRLIRFDREDRTTELAATSGPAFELRADAEGGVNFLDRKGKTVRARRSLDGRTTTLAQGATGSLGLEAGTAGRVFLTGTPTSTSDLPAPVRHLKVPADAKVSSTGALAVDQAVAVSLRSHVSSPLAATGWNAPSPLQIKTEIPATSKKISFTVPAAAATGPEAAHATEGKKASPALTATAKGATAKNTATAKNTATAKSTALAATVVGDPNTTIDNDRACSQPRNDPKQQAYQPTPNQVEWAVDMAIRGELTSGYVRQGGWRTANGLGTVNPQGMFPLPTLNGTNGGRIPAQVLLGVVAQESNMWQAEGGALPGQTSSTLASTNGFYGHPNSPTNPSDHWLIDWTKADCGYGIGQQTDGMKIGGVGEFTAAEQKAIALDYTSNIAVAARTLSDKWNEIHTDNASTTLKLNTDDPAAPENWFAALWNYNSGFNFYVPGGGPTEPWGLGFLNNPSNPLYPPDRHAFLDNNTYADAAHPQNWSYEEKVLGWGAWPMDTGRAYGSDGVVDDSNTAGYSPAWWSTDHDRSTVKPELDTFCDPQVNACDPANPPRCEVDHLGETCDPPHWYHATQTTWKVNCPSSCGHEYLTYKTLRSELPNGNNGSGHMCNNSVPAGALVVDNVPNDVPTMTDGCSKAAWSNKGTFKFSPFEADSDKHYEAKGDLHQIGGGFGDHFWYAHTRNSGTGATNAYEYDLAHTPDVSGPMAITGTWKLSQPIDGWTRVMVHLPDTGSQTQDAVYTIDPGAGPSQNRILNVHVENNSWVSLGVFNFSSASGTQSVSLSNYTPDGTADEDVTWDAVAFQPLPAKPKDIVVQLGDSYSSGTGAGAYDYGTVTGPYASLSSQTSPGHNWNACMRSRNSWARKAVLASSSTTVGGRADALDKTLDFHSVACSGAYTYDVDPFYASPGVGDPGSLGRYGEVTQMDSGFLNDDTTLVALTLGGNDANFGGTVGDCGNILVGCPDDATVQQRLTYATGRLPDTLDRIHKKAKNAKIILLGYPKLFNPNSLTCTSVMTTGAQVLINGWADDMKEKQQAAVNTAKGNGVPVTFYSPDDAFDGYRMCDNPSGINDLVAGPADGVLGDFSCPGALICPSMESYHPTNTGTSRYALAFQQALAAAKY